The Longimicrobium sp. genome has a segment encoding these proteins:
- a CDS encoding LemA family protein, protein MRQRRMAVAVAMSLTLAGCGYNRIQQLDETAEQSKSNIGVELTARNQLIPNMVATVKGAASFERGTYTDVARARAGQLQAAEQQLNQAQAQTRTAVESKNVNQLQQAEAAQTRAIGTYLNIAVEAYPNLRATQNFQALQDQLAESENRIAVARRDYNEAVRNYNTYIRQFPQAVTAKVTGAQRKEPYQAPAGSEQAPTVNFDSAT, encoded by the coding sequence ATGCGGCAGAGACGGATGGCGGTGGCGGTGGCGATGTCGCTCACGCTGGCGGGGTGCGGCTACAACCGCATCCAGCAGCTCGACGAGACGGCCGAGCAGTCCAAGTCCAACATCGGGGTGGAGCTGACGGCCAGGAACCAGCTCATCCCCAACATGGTGGCCACCGTGAAGGGCGCCGCCAGCTTCGAGCGCGGCACCTACACCGACGTGGCGCGGGCGCGCGCGGGGCAGCTGCAGGCCGCCGAGCAGCAGCTGAACCAGGCGCAGGCGCAGACGCGCACGGCGGTGGAAAGCAAGAACGTGAACCAGCTGCAGCAGGCCGAGGCCGCGCAGACGCGGGCCATCGGCACCTACCTGAACATCGCGGTGGAGGCGTATCCCAACCTGCGCGCCACGCAGAACTTCCAGGCGCTGCAGGACCAGCTGGCCGAGAGCGAGAACCGCATCGCCGTGGCACGGCGCGACTACAACGAGGCGGTGCGCAACTACAACACCTACATCCGCCAGTTCCCTCAGGCGGTCACGGCCAAGGTCACGGGCGCGCAGCGCAAGGAGCCGTACCAGGCGCCCGCCGGCTCCGAGCAGGCCCCCACCGTGAACTTCGACAGCGCCACGTAG
- a CDS encoding nucleotidyltransferase domain-containing protein: MGKETERAQAFARDLAGAYGDALRSVVLYGSAARGEYRDGVSDLNLLVLLGDTQAATLRRGSALARAWAAESNPPPLVMSEAEFRDSADTFPIELADIRDAHLVLHGADPFAGVEIRPADLRMQLERELKGAQIRLRTRYLTQAGEALKFEPVLLKSLSTFLVMFRTVLRLSGVEVARDPQAVVAATASRVGFDPGPLLEILRARAGQTKLDVRPDSPVVTGYLDAVARVVEYVDRFEAPA; encoded by the coding sequence ATGGGGAAGGAGACTGAGCGCGCGCAGGCCTTCGCGCGCGACCTGGCCGGCGCGTACGGCGACGCGCTGCGCTCGGTGGTGCTGTACGGCTCGGCCGCGCGCGGCGAGTACCGCGACGGGGTGAGCGACCTGAACCTGCTGGTGCTGCTGGGCGACACGCAGGCCGCCACGCTGCGCCGCGGGAGCGCGCTGGCCCGCGCCTGGGCCGCGGAGAGCAATCCCCCGCCGCTGGTGATGAGCGAGGCGGAGTTCCGCGACAGCGCCGACACCTTTCCCATCGAGCTGGCCGACATCCGCGACGCGCACCTGGTGCTGCACGGCGCCGACCCCTTCGCGGGGGTCGAGATCCGGCCGGCCGACCTGCGGATGCAGCTGGAGCGCGAGCTGAAGGGCGCGCAGATCCGCCTGCGCACGCGCTACCTGACGCAGGCGGGCGAGGCGCTGAAGTTCGAGCCCGTGCTGCTCAAGTCGCTCTCCACCTTCCTGGTGATGTTCCGCACCGTGCTGCGGCTGTCGGGCGTGGAGGTTGCGCGTGACCCGCAGGCGGTGGTGGCGGCCACCGCGTCGCGCGTGGGGTTCGACCCCGGGCCGCTGCTGGAGATCCTGCGCGCGCGCGCCGGACAGACGAAGCTCGACGTGCGGCCGGATTCGCCCGTGGTCACGGGGTATCTGGACGCGGTGGCGCGGGTGGTGGAGTACGTGGACCGGTTCGAGGCGCCGGCCTGA
- a CDS encoding TPM domain-containing protein translates to MTHTERFIGRYRNDGLEGGLNGSTERADAPRAAPCTRFARRRGRIALALALAAGAAAPPARAQQLQIPEPTGYVNDFAGVIPAEYRDSIQAVIDDVRAKSGGEIVVVTLPNAQGRDASTVAREIGRQWQVGKKGDPNTPDRNTGAVVLVTMEDRHWRIETGTGTMTFIPAGEAGRIGRGVLVPELAAGNPGRGIYLAVSALAQAYAEHFGFQLSPVVAPVSVPRGEPAGDRGYRGGGGSQIWIFIAFIVIMLLLSGGGRRRGCLPVFLPFPMGGGGGRHGGGGWGGGWGGGGFGGGGGGFGGFGGGGGFSGGGAGGDW, encoded by the coding sequence ATGACCCACACGGAACGCTTCATCGGCCGGTATCGGAATGACGGTCTGGAGGGTGGACTGAACGGGAGCACCGAGCGCGCGGACGCCCCCCGCGCCGCGCCATGCACGCGATTTGCGCGCCGCCGCGGCCGGATCGCGCTGGCCCTGGCGCTGGCAGCCGGGGCGGCCGCGCCGCCCGCGCGCGCGCAGCAGCTGCAGATCCCCGAGCCCACGGGGTACGTCAACGATTTCGCCGGCGTCATCCCCGCCGAGTACCGCGACAGCATCCAGGCGGTGATCGACGACGTGCGCGCCAAGAGCGGCGGCGAGATCGTGGTCGTCACCCTTCCCAACGCGCAGGGGCGCGACGCGTCGACGGTGGCGCGCGAGATCGGGCGGCAGTGGCAGGTCGGCAAGAAGGGCGATCCCAACACGCCGGACCGCAACACGGGCGCGGTGGTGCTGGTGACCATGGAAGACCGCCACTGGCGGATCGAGACCGGCACCGGCACCATGACCTTCATCCCCGCCGGCGAGGCGGGGCGCATCGGGCGCGGGGTGCTGGTGCCCGAGCTGGCGGCGGGGAACCCCGGGCGCGGCATCTACCTGGCCGTGTCGGCGCTGGCGCAGGCGTACGCCGAGCACTTCGGCTTCCAGCTCTCCCCCGTGGTCGCGCCCGTCTCCGTCCCCCGCGGGGAGCCGGCGGGGGACCGGGGGTACCGCGGCGGCGGCGGGTCGCAGATCTGGATCTTCATCGCCTTCATCGTGATCATGCTCCTCCTCTCGGGGGGCGGGCGGCGGCGGGGATGCCTCCCGGTCTTCCTCCCCTTCCCCATGGGCGGCGGCGGGGGACGTCACGGCGGGGGCGGCTGGGGCGGGGGATGGGGGGGCGGCGGCTTCGGCGGCGGAGGGGGCGGGTTCGGGGGATTCGGGGGCGGCGGCGGGTTCAGCGGCGGCGGCGCGGGAGGCGACTGGTGA